One window of Salmo trutta unplaced genomic scaffold, fSalTru1.1, whole genome shotgun sequence genomic DNA carries:
- the LOC115189724 gene encoding tetraspanin-9-like, whose protein sequence is MAQVNRCLKQLFFGFNMLLGIAGCVLLVLEVIAAPYNTEHDQGESIGLTWIILTAVVAVLLSLLGAYGAYKENIVILRVFLGIIGFGTIFFLIVGFQMARSMPEAMQLIKENLPAITSEMIADAEHQQTIMALQVQGKCCGIMSYRDWDSKIPETCKCSSFKSDPSQCMEVQTTKDGGNWGRSDKSEMMWIYREPCGPLILKNFDSAFKTGLGFFFGFGVYALIGLVLSGMMIRQIKKVQSTEVPETIDDGYRFTP, encoded by the exons ATGGCACAGGTCAACAGATGTCTGAAACAGCTGTTCTTTGGATTCAACATGCTGTTAGGG ATTGCAGGGTGTGTCCTATTGGTTTTGGAAGTGATCGCAGCACCATATAATACAGAG CATGACCAAGGAGAGTCAATTGGCTTGACATGGATTATATTGACTGCAGTTGTTGCTGTGCTGCTCTCTTTACTTGGAGCATATGGTGCATACAAAGAGAACATTGTGATTCTGAGAGTG tTCCTTGGAATAATAGGCTTTGGAACAATCTTCTTTCTTATTGTTGGATTTCAAATGGCTCGTTCAATGCCTGAG GCCATGCAACTGATTAAAGAAAACCTCCCTGCAATTACATCAGAAATGATCGCTGATGCAGagcaccaacaaactatcatggctCTACAAGTACAA GGTAAGTGTTGTGGAATAATGAGTTACAGAGACTGGGATAGCAAGATTCCAGAGACCTGTAAATGTTCTAGTTTCAAGTCAGACCCGTCCCAATGTATGGAGGTGCAAACGACTAAAGATGGCGGCAACTGG GGAAGATCTGACAAATCTGAAATGATGTGGATCTACAGAGAG ccctgtGGTCCTCTCATCTTGAAGAACTTCGACTCTGCTTTTAAGACCGGCCTTGGATTCTTCTTTGGATTTGGTGTTTATGCT TTGATTGGACTAGTGTTATCCGGCATGATGATTCGTCAGATCAAGAAGGTGCAGTCTACTGAAGTTCCTGAGACTATAGACGACGGATATCGTTTCACACCTTAA